A window of Nicotiana tabacum cultivar K326 chromosome 24, ASM71507v2, whole genome shotgun sequence contains these coding sequences:
- the LOC107786854 gene encoding protein TIC 55, chloroplastic-like, with amino-acid sequence MALQQPFLSELLHSTSKRSLPTTLTTRSTILSLQQPKKHNLYLHNQQFKKQERLSCYAIAENIGDGISSSSSSAEVDDQSVLLENSSLEELRGQREIVGYDWTEEWYPLYLTKNVPDDAPLGLTVFDKQVVLYRDGSGELRCFEDRCPHRLAKLSEGQLYDGKLECLYHGWQFEGDGKCVKIPQLPENARIPRSACAKKYEIRDSQGVVWIWMSQRTPPNINKIPWFENFEREGFRDISTTHELPYDHSILLENLMDPAHVPISHDRTDFTAKREDAGPLFFEVTERTNRGFAGWWGKEKDQGKANYTPNFLRFEAPCVLQNNREIVDENGEKHYFSGLFLCRPSGQGKSMLIVRFGNTRKRTGILKFIPNWFLHQNAGKVFEQDMGFLSSQNEILMKEKVPTKKLYLNLRSSDTWVAEYRKWMDKVGHGMPYHFGHSTIYLPQQPAVVEHAPAGFVANFSAAQPAKGGIGGMYAPNPANRYFRHVVHCKDCRNVVKAFETWKNALSVVALVSTALAILVSGRQWKALLLLSTSLCLAGIYACSTAIAMNTTNFIRIHRRL; translated from the exons ATGGCTTTACAGCAACCATTTCTCTCTGAGTTACTCCACTCAACTTCAAAGAGGTCACTGCCAACTACATTGACCACAAGAAGTACAATTCTTTCTCTACAACAACCTAAAAAACACAATCTTTATCTTCACAATCAGCAGTTCAAGAAACAGGAGAGATTAAGTTGTTATGCAATTGCAGAGAATATTGGAGATgggatctcttcttcttcatcttcagcTGAAGTTGATGATCAAAGTGTGCTTTTGGAAAATTCAAGCTTAGAGGAATTGAGGGGACAAAGGGAAATTGTTGGTTATGATTGGACAGAAGAGTGGTATCCTCTGTATTTGACCAAGAATGTCCCTGATGATGCACCTTTGGGTCTCACTGTCTTTGATAAACAAGTTGTTTTGTACAGAGATGGCAGTGGTGAACTCAGATGCTTTGAAGATCGATGTCCCCATAG ATTAGCCAAACTCTCTGAAGGACAACTGTACGACGGCAAACTGGAATGCTTGTATCATGGTTGGCAGTTTGAAGGAGATGGTAAATGTGTGAAGATACCACAG CTACCTGAAAATGCTAGAATTCCTCGATCAGCTTGTGCCAAGAAATATGAAATTAGGGATTCCCAGGGAGTAGTTTGGATATGGATGTCTCAAAGAACACCACCAAATATTAACAAAATCCCCTGGTTTGAAAACTTTGAAAGGGAAGGATTTCGAGACATTTCTACAACTCATGAGCTCCCTTATGACCACTCTATTCTTCTGGAAAACCTCATGGACCCAGCTCATGTCCCGATATCACACGATAGGACAGATTTTACAGCAAAAAGGGAAGATGCTGGTCCACTATTTTTCGAGGTAACAGAAAGGACTAACCGGGGGTTCGCAGGATGGTGGGGCAAGGAAAAAGATCAAGGCAAAGCAAACTATACACCGAACTTCTTACGTTTTGAAGCTCCTTGTGTTCTTCAGAATAACAGAGAAATTGTTGATGAGAATGGGGAGAAGCATTACTTTTCAGGTCTCTTTCTTTGTAGGCCTTCTGGTCAGGGAAAATCCATGCTTATTGTCCGGTTCGGAAACACAAGAAAAAGAACCGGGATACTTAAATTTATCCCAAACTGGTTCTTGCATCAGAATGCAGGCAAGGTCTTTGAGCAAGATATGGGGTTCCTTTCGTCCCAAAACGAAATCTTAATGAAAGAAAAGGTTCCCACCAAAAAATTGTACTTGAATCTAAGGTCGTCGGATACATGGGTAGCTGAGTACAGGAAGTGGATGGACAAAGTTGGGCATGGAATGCCTTATCATTTTGGTCACAGCACCATTTACCTGCCCCAACAACCTGCTGTTGTCGAGCACGCCCCTGCTGGTTTCGTTGCCAATTTTTCGGCTGCTCAGCCAGCTAAGGGAGGAATCGGTGGAATGTATGCTCCGAATCCCGCCAACAGATATTTCAGGCATGTAGTCCATTGCAAGGATTGCAGAAATGTTGTCAAAGCTTTTGAGACTTGGAAAAATGCCCTCTCTGTTGTTGCTCTAGTGTCAACTGCATTGGCAATTCTAGTGTCAGGAAGACAGTGGAAGGCCCTACTTTTGCTTTCGACATCACTATGTTTAGCTGGAATATATGCTTGCTCAACAGCCATTGcaatgaatacaaccaacttCATAAGGATTCACAGAAGATTGTAA